In Sander vitreus isolate 19-12246 chromosome 7, sanVit1, whole genome shotgun sequence, a genomic segment contains:
- the LOC144520954 gene encoding adenosine receptor A1 yields the protein MAEWSWVAYTVLEVFIAVACCLGNVLVVCAVCIGIRDSLREPTFCFLVSLAVADFLVGVAAVPLAVLLDGWVSVTPDLCLLLSCVVLVLTQASVLSLLAIAVDRYLRLHTPLRYKALATQRRTWMALSVCWTLSCLLGFTPLFGWHNYSSLASDSTNISSSSSVISPPCTFLSVISLPFMVYFNFLGCVMAPLLVMTLLYTRIFWSLQGRLKESCPQAEASLLREKRLACSLALVLILFAGCWIPLHLMNCLLLFQGPQAVTQGTLYTGILLSHANSAVNPVVYACRIPKIQQAYSQIWSRFIVRLNCCHGDKQACRSTTGSRANHTETCGSGGKTLTKDHSHFRSSMFEV from the exons ATGGCTGAATGGAGTTGGGTGGCCTACACAGTACTAGAAGTGTTTATTGCTGTGGCCTGTTGCCTTGGCAATGTGTTGGTGGTGTGTGCGGTGTGTATTGGTATCCGGGATTCCCTCCGGGAGCCCACCTTCTGCTTCCTTGTTTCCCTGGCAGTGGCTGACTTCCTAGTTGGTGTGGCGGCTGTGCCCCTGGCTGTACTGTTGGATGGCTGGGTGAGTGTGACCCCTGACCTGTGCCTACTCCTCAGCTGTGTCGTGCTCGTGCTGACTCAGGCCTCTGTGCTGTCACTGCTTGCTATCGCCGTGGACCGATACCTCCGGTTACATACACCGCTTAG ATACAAAGCCCTGGCCACACAGAGGCGTACATGGATGGCCTTGTCTGTGTGCTGGACACTTTCCTGTCTACTCGGGTTCACCCCTCTATTTGGCTGGCACAACTACTCCTCTCTTGCATCTGATTCCACCAATatatcctcctcctcttctgtcaTATCTCCACCCTGCACCTTCCTCTCAGTTATCTCCCTCCCCTTCATGGTTTACTTCAACTTTCTGGGATGTGTCATGGCGCCCCTGCTGGTCATGACCCTCCTCTACACTCGAATCTTCTGGAGCCTGCAGGGCCGTCTAAAAGAGAGCTGTCCCCAAGCCGAGGCTTCTCTGCTCAGGGAAAAGAGGCTGGCCTGCTCTCTGGCTCTGGTTCTCATTTTGTTTGCCGGCTGCTGGATTCCTCTGCACCTGATGAACtgtctgctgctgtttcagGGTCCTCAAGCTGTCACACAGGGGACACTCTATACAG GTATTCTCCTGTCTCATGCCAACTCAGCAGTCAATCCTGTGGTCTATGCTTGTCGCATCCCAAAGATCCAACAGGCCTACAGCCAAATATGGAGTCGCTTCATCGTGAGGCTGAACTGTTGCCATGGGGACAAGCAAGCTTGCCGATCAACAACAGGCAGCCGAGCCAATCACACAGAGACGTGTGGATCAGGAGGGAAGACCCTAACAAAGGACCACAGTCATTTTAGGTCCAGTATGTTTGAGGTTTGA
- the LOC144520952 gene encoding uncharacterized protein LOC144520952, translating to MQLKLLQAKQEERHRERSKKKRRKRKWLCESRRPSVTQCTDRRTHASRRGLWEGGVALRGCALLLSFPFFPPSRPSSPPVLRPSPPLTYRLQLPHRSSFSLPTITTSFLPH from the exons ATGCAGCTGAAACTTTTACAAGCCAAGCAGGAAGAGAGACACAGGGAGCGATCgaagaagaaaaggaggaaaagaaaat GGCTGTGTGAGAGCAGACGTCCCTCTGTCACCCAGTGTACGGACAGACGCACTCACGCCAGTAGGAGGGGATTGTGGGAAGGGGGTGTAGCTCTCAGAGGGTGTGCTCTACTCCTCTCTTTTCCCTTCTTCCCGCCATCACGGCCCTCTTCTCCTCCAGTCCTCCGGCCCAGCCCGCCACTCACGTACAGGCTCCag CTTCCGCACCGCTCCTCCTTCTCTTTGCCCACCATCAccacctccttcctccctcATTGA
- the LOC144520951 gene encoding uncharacterized protein LOC144520951 produces MTGEAFRFSCLHPLLPEDTTLLTQEHTPLTSQEYPLSMLAEMETMAYVTEIKLSGGRGAWSGVAPSSCPEVDLEVIEEYLQEHSLEVQPAHTPSSPPTTMGQQTHTHSHQGTRIIENSWSGQHPYEWHCGSHTPNEEYEEQALPSAWPSPHESQWNHIAYYEAPAYIDSDSLSSSSQYQEYQDSPSPSSDRGCRKDRDSLLLVPLSGKRKERLFQFLFEMLQTPSMRSCIWWVQSSSGTFQFSSQNKERLAQLWGRRKGNRKTMTYQKMARALRNYNRSGEIQKVKRKLTYRFDEKTLRGLRGDSNTV; encoded by the exons ATGACAGGTGAGGCATTCAGATTTTCATGTCTCCACCCGCTATTGCCTGAGGATACTACTTTGCTGACACAGGAGCATACACCTCTGACTTCACAAG AATATCCTTTAAGTATGCTGGCAGAAATGGAGACG ATGGCTTATGTGACTGAGATCAAGCTGAGTGGAGGTCGGGGGGCCTGGAGCGGAGTGGCTCCCTCCTCCTGCCCTGAGGTGGACCTGGAGGTCATTGAGGAGTACCTGCAGGAGCACTCACTGGAGGTCCAACCTGCACACACACCGTCATCACCTCCGACCACCATGgggcaacaaacacacacacactcccaccaAGGCACCAGGATCATAG AGAACAGCTGGTCAGGCCAGCATCCGTATGAGTGGCACTGTGGCTCTCACACTCCTAACGAGGAATATGAAGAGCAAGCCCTGCCTTCAGCCTGGCCTAGTCCCCATGAGAGCCAATGG AACCACATCGCGTATTACGAGGCACCTGCATACATTGACTCAGACTCGCTGTCCAGTAGCTCCCAGTACCAGGAATACCAAGATTCCCCATCACCATCATCTGACAGGGGATGCAGGAAGGACAGAGACTCCCTGCTTCTTGTCCCACTTTCAg GAAAGAGGAAGGAGCGGTTGTTCCAGTTCCTGTTCGAGATGCTCCAGACTCCATCGATGCGGAGCTGCATCTGGTGGGTCCAATCCTCCTCTGGCACGTTCCAGTTCTCCTCCCAAAACAAGGAGCGCCTGGCGCAGCTGTGGGGCCGGCGAAAAGGTAATCGCAAGACCATGACCTACCAGAAGATGGCACGGGCGCTGAGGAACTATAACCGCAGCGGCGAGATTCAGAAGGTGAAGCGGAAGCTCACCTACCGGTTCGATGAGAAGACGCTGAGAGGCTTACGAGGAGACTCTAATACAGTGTAG